One Glycine soja cultivar W05 chromosome 7, ASM419377v2, whole genome shotgun sequence genomic window, GAAATGTATGGGAATTGTAAAAGCATGACTGATGCACGTAGGGTGTTCGATCATATGCCCAACAGGGATATGGACTCTTGGCACTTGATGATGCGCGGCTACGCAAATAACACCAACGGAGATGAGGCATTGCAGTTGTTTGAGCAGATGAATGAGCTTGGTTTGGAGATCACTTCGGAGACTTTGCTTGCTGTGTTGTCGGCTTGTGCCAGTGCAGAGGATGTGGAGGATGCTTTCCTACATTTTGAGTCTATGAAAAGCAAGTATGGAATTGAGCCTGTTGTGGGGCACTACATGGGGCTTTTGGATGTTCTTGGACAATCTGCATACCTCAAGGAAGCTGAGGAGTTTATTGACCAGTTGCCATTTGAGCCCACGGTAGCTGTATGGGAGAAACTGAAGCATTATGCTCGCGCTCATGGAGACTTTGATCTTGAAGACTATACTGAAGAGTTGATTGTTAGTCTTGACCCATCAAAAGCTGTTGCCAATAAGATCCCCATGCCACCTCCGAAGAAGTATACTGCAATTAACATGCTTGATGGCAGGAACAGAATTATTGAGTATAAGAATCCTACACTTTACAAGGATGATGAAAAGTTGAAGGCCTTGAGTGGGATGAAAGAAGCAGGGTATGTTCCTGACACAAGATATGTTCTTCATGACATTGATCAGGAAGCAAAGGAGCAAGCCTTGCTCTACCACAGTGAACGTCTAGCAATTGCCTATGGTCTTATTAGTACTCCACCAAGAACACCTCTTAGAATCATCAAGAACCTTCGAGTCTGTGGTGACTGTCACAATGCCATCAAGATCATGTCCAGGATTGTAGGGAGGGAATTAATTGTCAGAGATAACAAAAGGTTTCATCATTTCAAGGATGGAAAATGCTCTTGTGGGGATTACTGGTGAAAGAATCATTACTTGAAATCCTACAGTAGCATGGACATATCATTTTCTACCCGGCGTCTCCTTATACCGGGAAAACAAATGTGCGTGGAAGCTTTAACACTACTAGGATAGGAGATGAAATATGTAGTATGCACTGATTTAGAATGTATTTGCTTCTTGTTCAGAGATATTCActtaatctctctctct contains:
- the LOC114419685 gene encoding pentatricopeptide repeat-containing protein At2g15690, mitochondrial-like, yielding MATFTSIQRARTTMLSSSFKLRTHLIYGNHFTQTLTTKSLTTSALPHEYQRFPSQQNQHQPPSDPTLFQGQQQWQQQHQHQTQPQHFNPQTHNYPNPPPPPNQFPHHHNHQSRQHNVPPRPFPENGRNHNQWNPQPTPPQNLNFQTPTSQNPNFRIPTTPNRWNNQNLATPNQWNPRSQGFPNPNQFQNPNNQLNNNQTSVQSQASPAPPPQPPSITDLTRLCREGKVKEAIELMDKGVKADAGCFALLFDSCGQSKSLEDAKKAHDHFLQSTFRSDLTLNNKVIEMYGNCKSMTDARRVFDHMPNRDMDSWHLMMRGYANNTNGDEALQLFEQMNELGLEITSETLLAVLSACASAEDVEDAFLHFESMKSKYGIEPVVGHYMGLLDVLGQSAYLKEAEEFIDQLPFEPTVAVWEKLKHYARAHGDFDLEDYTEELIVSLDPSKAVANKIPMPPPKKYTAINMLDGRNRIIEYKNPTLYKDDEKLKALSGMKEAGYVPDTRYVLHDIDQEAKEQALLYHSERLAIAYGLISTPPRTPLRIIKNLRVCGDCHNAIKIMSRIVGRELIVRDNKRFHHFKDGKCSCGDYW